The following proteins come from a genomic window of Malus sylvestris chromosome 4, drMalSylv7.2, whole genome shotgun sequence:
- the LOC126619293 gene encoding protein farnesyltransferase/geranylgeranyltransferase type-1 subunit alpha, translating to MREREMDSDEEQLWVPFKSRREWSDVIPVEQDDGPNPVVPIAYKEQFTETMNYFRAVFKADERSPRALQLTTEAIGLNSGNYTIWHYRRLILETLKADLQNELDFTDQIAQINSKNYQLWHHRRWVAEILGTNATSAELEFTKKILLGDAKNYHAWSHRQWVLKELGGWENELDYCQELLEEDVFNNSAWNQRYFVITRSPLLGGLTAMRESEVSYTLKAIVAHPENESSWRYLRGLYKNDNRSWANDPQVASLCLKVLSANNDCIFALSTLLDLMRHGFRASEELRDAVDAIRNSNLVEAESDLTKTVCSLLEKLDPIRVNYWKWRKSILCEGAK from the exons atgagagagagagaaatggactCGGACGAAGAACAACTGTGGGTCCCATTCAAGAGTAGGCGGGAATGGTCGGACGTGATTCCGGTCGAGCAAGACGACGGTCCGAACCCGGTCGTCCCCATAGCCTACAAGGAACAGTTCACAGAGACCATGAACTACTTCCGAGCCGTCTTCAAGGCCGACGAGCGATCGCCTCGCGCCCTTCAGCTCACCACCGAAGCCATCGGATTGAATTCAGGAAACTACACT ATATGGCATTACAGGCGCTTAATACTGGAGACCCTTAAAGCTGATTTACAGAATGAACTTGATTTCACCGATCAGATTGCGCAGattaactccaaaaattatcaGTTGTG GCATCATAGGCGGTGGGTTGCTGAGATATTGGGAACTAATGCTACAAGTGCGGAACTTGAGTTTACAAAGAAGATACTCTTGGGTGATGCTAAAAACTATCATGCTTGGTCTCATAGGCAG TGGGTTCTCAAGGAACTTGGAGGGTGGGAAAATGAACTTGACTATTGTCAGGAGCTCCTTGAAGAAGACGTTTTTAACAATTCTGCTTGGAATCAG AGATATTTCGTCATTACAAGATCTCCACTCCTGGGAGGCCTAACAGCTATGAGAGAGTCTGAAGTGTCTTATACTCTTAAAGCCATTGTAGCACACCCAGAGAATGAGAGTTCATGGAGATACCTACGAGGGCTTTACAAAAACGACAACAGGTCTTGGGCGAACGACCCTCAAGTTGCTTCGTTATGCTTGAAGGTTTTAAGTGCCAACAACGATTGTATCTTTGCTTTGAGCACACTTTTGGATCTCATGCGCCATGGTTTCCGAGCAAGCGAAGAGCTCAGAGATGCTGTGGATGCTATAAGAAACTCAAACTTGGTAGAAGCAGAATCGGACTTGACAAAAACTGTTTGCTCGCTCTTGGAAAAGCTTGATCCGATAAGAGTTAACTATTGGAAGTGGCGTAAGAGCATCCTTTGCGAAGGTGCTAAATAG
- the LOC126619292 gene encoding endonuclease III homolog 1, chloroplastic, which translates to MLHVRVRSPSTLGFATARIQFNRMSKTRFSVKPIQSKTEIPTSDPDPNPGSENGSAAELRVFSRRKRVKRTEEVQKLQLEAKPIPQKLAVLPDIEEFAYKKVNTPTNSIDTGKPPANWEKVLDGIRKMRSSEDAPVDSMGCEKAGSSLPPKERRFAVLVSSLLSSQTKDHVNHGAIQRLLQNGLLSADSIDKADEATIKSLIYPVGFYTRKAGNLKKVANICLTKYDGDIPSSLEELLSLPGIGPKMAHLVMNVGWNDVQGICVDTHVHRICNRLGWVSRPGKKQKTSTPEQTREALQLWLPKEEWDPINPLLVGFGQTICTPLRPRCGLCSVSEFCPSAFKEASSPSSKSKKSGSNKKL; encoded by the exons ATGCTACATGTCCGTGTGAGAAGCCCCTCCACCCTCGGCTTTGCAACCGCTCGAATCCAATTCAACAGAATGTCCAAAACGAGATTCTCTGTCAAACCCATTCAATCCAAAACAGAGATACCCACTTCCGACCCAGACCCAAACCCAG GCTCTGAAAACGGTTCAGCAGCAGAGCTTCGTGTTTTTTcgaggagaaagagagtgaaaagGACAGAAGAAGTTCAAAAGTTACAGCTTGAAGCAAAACCCATTCCCCAGAAA CTGGCTGTCCTACCTGATATTGAAGAATTCGCATACAAAAAAGTGAATACACCTACCAATTCAA TTGACACAGGTAAACCACCTGCTAACTGGGAGAAAGTCCTTGATGGGATTCGCAAAATGAGGTCTTCTGAAGATGCACCAGTAGACAGTATGGGTTGCGAGAAAGCTGGAAGCTCTCTTCCTCCTAAG GAACGAAGATTTGCTGTCTTGGTGTCTTCTCTCTTGTCAAGCCAAACGAAGGATCATGTTAACCATG GAGCTATTCAGCGTTTACTTCAAAATGGTCTGCTCTCTGCTGATTCCATTGATAAAGCTGATGAAGCAACCattaaaagtttgatttacccG GTTGGATTTTATACAAGAAAGGCTGGTAACTTAAAGAAAGTTGCAAACATTTGTCTCACAAAGTATGATGGAGATATACCTAGCTCGTTGGAGGAACTACTCTCACTTCCAGGAATAGGTCCTAAGATGGCTCATTTG GTTATGAATGTTGGTTGGAACGATGTTCAAGGTATTTGTGTAGATACCCATGTGCACCGCATTTGCAATAGGCTTGGGTGGGTGTCACGGCCAGGAAAAAAACAG AAAACTTCAACTCCTGAGCAAACGAGAGAGGCATTGCAATTGTGGCTTCCGAAGGAAGAATGGGACCCCATAAACCCTCTTTTG gTAGGATTTGGACAGACAATTTGCACTCCCCTCAGACCTCGTTGTGGATTGTGCAGTGTGAGCGAGTTTTGCCCATCTGCATTCAAAGAGGCTTCAAGTCCGTCATCCAAGTCAAAGAAGTCTGGTTCGAACAAGAAGCTTTGA
- the LOC126619289 gene encoding LOW QUALITY PROTEIN: uncharacterized protein LOC126619289 (The sequence of the model RefSeq protein was modified relative to this genomic sequence to represent the inferred CDS: inserted 2 bases in 1 codon) produces MDDMNVCPTEEAIQAFLEYLVDPVLSPKSSMRNTPSLSQQESVAKQVHAVVLLYNYYHRKQCPKLEDLNFDSFCKLVLFLKPALMVHMKFMQSPNDTKLDDLEKQLSVTEKAIVDACSISVSLDALKDVPNTEGWPISKVTVLLVDSKKENCFLLFNSITQGVWSVIEKDVDVSVHSPEDKAVEKHVHKNXRVIGKPSRRESTTDEPILRKLAYSAISEATGISQTDLLVLERQVVFSVTSEKAAACFFIIQCTKTVSEGIIPVPIKDVIDSLQGPMIRKSFSSWAVTPVVEYYHVLPYAGTLLDWYPRREFSNGLQDSTLGDGNIILNSRERIGKPSKQELHKSQDKSPVNDVLIENLEDNSSVSKPNPQSLKENDTTGCSKTSLVEAFNGPQKMEAGDTFMVPPQNDQSCKKISSTTHFIDHHVENLENKTIRYKPQLRKQKDAAGCCKTSLANALNEPQKVVMDDPSMVPSQNGQHCKNTSSTIQVVNHQGKRTSSTKSELHGSANNAKVEVVNSKTGPFIPDCVENLVSGKEIGTINSFDQNGISGHALVTCQSGSQDLHKLQVAIASKGNILSQTALGVLMKRRDDLSLQQRNIEDEIAQCDKKIRRILYGGEDDLALKVDSIIEACNDVYARGERNCRLREDQCSPQNVKRKRLSEAILSVKSPCQELDGACYDNNWILPTYRVSPSDGGFQADVTVKGMEFECSSVGGLCSNPREARESAAAQVLAKLRSMAGQA; encoded by the exons ATGGATGATATGAACGTATGTCCAACTGAGGAGGCCATTCAGGCTTTTTTGGAATACTTGGTTGACCCAGTACTTTCACCTAAATCTTCTATGCGCAATACACCATCGTTATCTCAACAAGAATCAGTTGCAAAACAG GTTCATGCCGTTGTGTTACTATACAACTACTACCACAGAAAGCAATGTCCAAAGCTAGaagatttgaattttgattccTTTTGCAagttggttttgtttctgaaacCAGCCTTGATGGTTCATATGAAATTCATGCAAAGCCCCAACGACACTAAATTGGATGACCTGGAGAAACAACTTTCAGTGACGGAAAAAGCAATTGTGGATGCATGCAGTATATCTGTAAGTTTAGATGCATTAAAGGATGTTCCAAACACAGAGGGATGGCCAATTTCCAAAGTTACAGTTCTTTTAGTTGACTCCAAGAAGGAGAACTGCTTTTTGCTATTCAATTCCATTACCCAGGGGGTTTGGTCAGTGATTGAAAAAGATGTAGATGTCTCAGTCCACAGTCCGGAAGATAAAGCGGTGGAAAAACATGTACACAAAAA AAGAGTTATTGGAAAACCTTCAAGAAGAGAATCAACAACTGATGAACCTATTCTCCGAAAACTTGCATATTCAGCAATTAGTGAAGCTACAG GTATTAGTCAAACTGATCTGCTGGTTTTGGAGCGCCAAGTTGTATTTTCTGTGACTAGCGAAAAGGCGGCTGCTTGCTTCTTTATAATTCAGTGCACCAAAACTGTCAGTGAGGGTATTATTCCAGTTCCTATTAAAGATGTTATTGACAG TCTGCAGGGTCCTATGATCCGAAAGAGTTTCAGCAGCTGGGCAGTTACGCCAGTTGTTGAGTACTACCATGTGCTTCCTTATGCTGGGACTTTGTTAGACTGGTATCCCAG GAGAGAATTCTCAAATGGTTTGCAAGATTCAACCCTAGGGGATGGAAATATAATTTTAAACAGCCGCGAAAGGATTGGAAAACCTAGCAAGCAAGAACTTCATAAAAGCCAAGACAAATCTCCTGTAAATGATGTCTTGATAGAGAATCTTGAAGACAACTCAAGTGTTTCTAAACCTAATCCCCAATCATTGAAGGAAAACGATACAACTGGATGTTCCAAGACGAGTTTGGTTGAAGCCTTCAATGGGCCTCAGAAAATGGAGGCGGGTGACACTTTCATGGTCCCACCGCAGAATGATCAAAGCTGCAAGAAGATTTCAAGCACCACTCATTTTATCGATCACCATGTGGAGAATcttgaaaataaaacaattagatATAAACCTCAACTAAGGAAGCAGAAAGATGCTGCTGGATGCTGCAAGACAAGTTTGGCTAATGCTCTCAATGAACCTCAGAAAGTTGTGATGGATGACCCTTCCATGGTCCCCTCACAGAATGGACAACACTGTAAGAACACTTCAAGCACCATTCAAGTTGTCAACCACCAAGGAAAGAGGACATCCTCTACCAAAAGTGAATTACATGGCTCAGCAAATAATGCTAAG GTTGAGGTGGTGAACTCGAAAACAGGGCCATTCATTCCTGACTGCGTTGAAAACCTTGTTTCTGGAAAGGAGATCGGTACCATTAACTCGTTTGATCAAAATGGTATAAGTGGTCATGCCCTTGTCACCTGTCAATCTGGTTCTCAAGATCTTCACAAACTACAGGTTGCTATAGCTTCAAAAGGAAACATCTTGTCACAAACTGCATTGGGAGTTCTTATGAAAAGGAGGGATGATCtg TCTCTTCAGCAGCGCAATATAGAGGATGAGATTGCTCAGTGTGATAAAAAAATCCGGAGAATTTTATATG GTGGGGAAGATGACTTGGCTCTAAAGGTAGACTCCATAATAGAAGCTTGTAATGATGTATACGCAAGAGGTGAAAGGAACTGTAGACTGCGTGAAGATCAATGCTCTCCTCAAAATGTGAAGAGGAAGAGGTTGTCAGAGGCTATTCTCAGCGTGAAAAGTCCATGCCAG GAATTGGACGGTGCATGTTATGACAACAATTGGATATTACCAACTTATCGTGTATCTCCATCAGACG GTGGATTCCAAGCTGACGTTACAGTAAAAGGGATGGAATTCGAGTGTTCAAGTGTGGGTGGCCTGTGTTCGAATCCTCGTGAGGCAAGAGAATCGGCTGCAGCACAAGTATTGGCAAAACTGCGAAGTATGGCAGGGCAGGCATAG
- the LOC126619284 gene encoding ATPase family AAA domain-containing protein At1g05910, giving the protein MHKRSGGTAPEPVRTSGRLKGRTTPYGRGIYYYTTSTSRKIIQKRRNRKNKTKTRTAASHIAKIMRHGGTPRPQRSTTPLPSSNLNADASNLRRSTRKRTMSVRNRGDYITDDSSGSEQDEDIMKVRSKSIKNKVDNSSFKDELPSPKHKKMVETRHTPRREGLRPRRFNSAREQLHLQFDDEPGTSDEKIDQDETENGNDIEYNDADDAQNEADGEDVGDGEGDDDGDGDGDGDGDEDGDDEEGDEEQDGRRRYDLRNRADVRKLRPRSPRRVLRQGMGTKVGRDVRKGGSRVHKRHRMTRTDDSDDSLLVDELDQGPAIPWARGGSRSGPPWLFGGLDMHGTTAWGLNVAASGWGHQGDAFATLTSGIQTAGPSSKGGADIQPLQVDDSVSFDDIGGLSEYIDALKEMVFFPLLYPDFFASYHITPPRGVLLCGPPGTGKTLIARALACAASKAGQKVSFYMRKGADVLSKWVGEAERQLKLLFEEAQRNQPSIIFFDEIDGLAPVRSSKQEQIHNSIVSTLLALMDGLDSRGQVVLIGATNRIDAIDGALRRPGRFDREFNFPLPGCEARAEILDIHTRKWRSPPSRELKLELAASCVGYCGADLKALCTEAAIRAFREKYPQVYTSDDKFVIDVDSVNVEKYHFVEAMSTITPAAHRGAVVHSRPLSSVVAPCLQMHLQKAMKYISDIFPPLAVSSQLTKLSMLSSGSAIPLVYRPRLLLCGGEGSGLDHLGPAVLHELEKFPVHSLGLPSLLSDPSAKTPEEALVHIFGEARRTTPSILYLPQLNIWWETAHEQLRAVLLTLLEEFPSDLPILLLATSSVPPAEVDTTASSIFSERSIYQLGKPSTEDRYLFFDRLIEAALSVLLEEITKKSQESVSVPELPKAPKVASGPKVSELKAKVEAEQHALRRLRMCLRDVCNRLLYDKRFNAFHYPVSDEDAPNYRSIIQNPMDVAKLLQCVDSGQYITCSAFLQDVDLIVSNAKAYNGDDYNGARIVSRAFELRDAVHGMLSQMDPALLAYCDKIAAQGGPEHIPDDLGVSTFPSEPVVQLGTVTRASARLRNVQVDVNLDPSHESQKRPKKHVEPAHADSTPEDKSEHQDSTPLKTSQEPETNDSNPEVPESSSAGGNQLETPVEVSGHADMIGSQDTVMSDGEVTSQIESVRRLLVERTANYDIPQLERLYTRIMKAIFDIKHKGDMDGTKSSILRYLLKYAEDEANF; this is encoded by the exons atgcaTAAGCGATCTGGTGGGACGGCCCCGGAGCCGGTGCGGACGAGCGGAAGGCTGAAGGGGCGGACGACGCCGTACGGGCGGGGCATATACTACTACACCACAAGCACTTCCAGGAAGATCATCCAAAAGCGGAGAAACCGGAAGAACAAGACCAAGACCCGAACCGCCGCTTCCCATATCGCTAAGATAATGCGCCATGGCGGCACTCCTCGTCCCCAAAGATCCACCACTCCTCTCCCCTCCAGCAACCTCAAT GCAGATGCATCCAACCTCCGGCGCTCCACAAGAAAGAGAACGATGTCAGTAAGGAATCGGGGCGACTACATAACAGACGACAGTTCTGGAAGTGAGCAGGATGAAGATATAATG AAAGTCAGGAGTAAATCTATCAAGAATAAGGTTGATAATAGTTCGTTTAAAGATGAGTTGCCATCTCCCAAGCACAAAAAGATGGTGGAGACTAGGCATACACCTCGTCGCGAAGGATTGCGCCCTCGTCGGTTCAATTCCGCAAGAGAACAATTGCATTTGCAGTTTGATGATGAGCCGGGTACTTCAGATGAGAAGATTGATCAAGATGAAACTGAAAATGGGAATGACATTGAATACAATGATGCAGATGATGCTCAAAATGAAGCTGACGGTGAGGATGTTGGTGATGGTGAGggtgatgatgatggtgatggtgatggcgATGGCGATGGTGATGAAGACGGTGATGATGAGGAGGGTGATGAAGAACAAGATGGACGAAGACGATATGATCTTCGAAATCGTGCAGATGTCCGTAAGCTGAGACCAAGATCTCCTCGTAGAGTATTGCGTCAAGGAATGGGGACAAAGGTCGGTAGGGATGTGAGAAAGGGTGGATCACGAGTTCATAAGCGCCATCGTATGACAAGGACAGATGATTCTGATGACTCCCTTCTTGTCGACGAGCTAGACCAAGGACCAGCAATTCCCTGGGCCCGAGGTGGGAGCAGATCTGGACCACCTTGGCTCTTTGGGGGATTAGACATGCATGGAACAACAGCATGGGGATTGAATGTTGCTGCTTCAGGTTGGGGTCATCAGGGTGATGCTTTTGCCACCTTAACATCTGGAATTCAAACTGCTGGGCCAAGTTCAAAGGGAGGGGCAGACATACAACCTTTGCAGGTTGATGATAGTgtgagttttgatgatatagGTGGGCTTTCTGAATATATTGATGCTTTGAAGGAGATGGTTTTCTTTCCTCTGTTATATCCAGATTTCTTTGCAAGTTATCATATCACCCCACCAAGGGGGGTTTTGTTATGTGGTCCTCCTGGGACTGGGAAAACATTAATTGCCAGAGCGTTAGCCTGTGCTGCATCAAAGGCTGGCCAGAAGGTCAGCTTTTACATGCGGAAGGGTGCAGATGTGCTAAGTAAATGGGTGGGTGAGGCTGAAAGACAATTAAAACTACTTTTTGAGGAAGCACAAAGAAATCAACCTTCGATCATATTCTTTGATGAAATAGATGGACTTGCTCCTGTAAGGTCCAGCAAACAAGAGCAAATTCACAATTCTATTGTCTCAACTTTGCTTGCTTTGATGGATGGTCTTGATTCCCGTGGCCAAGTCGTTTTGATTGGAGCAACCAACCGGATCGATGCAATTGATGGAGCTCTGCGGCGCCCTGGTAGGTTTGACCGTGAATTCAACTTTCCTTTGCCTGGCTGTGAAGCACGTGCTGAAATTTTAGACATTCATACTCGGAAATGGAGGAGTCCTCCTTCAAGGGAGCTAAAATTGGAACTTGCAGCTAGTTGTGTTGGATATTGTGGTGCTGATTTAAAGGCTCTTTGCACTGAAGCTGCCATTCGTGCTTTCCGAGAAAAATATCCTCAGGTTTACACAAGTGATGATAAGTTTGTTATCGATGTTGATTCAGTAAACGTTGAGAAGTATCACTTTGTTGAAGCCATGTCAACAATTACTCCAGCTGCTCACAGAGGTGCTGTTGTGCACTCCAGGCCATTGTCTTCAGTAGTAGCACCATGCCTGCAAATGCATCTCCAAAAAGCCATGAAGTATATATCCGATATTTTCCCACCCCTTGCAGTTTCATCACAGTTGACCAAGCTTTCCATGCTGTCCTCTGGCTCTGCAATTCCTCTTGTCTACAGGCCTCGGCTTCTGCTATGTGGTGGTGAAGGTTCTGGCCTG GATCATCTTGGGCCTGCTGTTTTACATGAACTTGAGAAATTCCCTGTTCATTCTTTGGGACTTCCATCTCTTCTATCTGATCCCAGTGCAAAGACACCAGAGGAGGCACTGGTACATATATTTGGTGAGGCAAGGAGAACAACTCCATCAATTCTCTATTTGCCTCAGCTCAATATTTGGTGGGAAACA GCACATGAGCAGCTCCGAGCAGTTTTGCTGACGTTGTTAGAAGAATTTCCATCTGACTTGCCAATATTACTTCTTGCAACATCATCAGTGCCACCTGCTGAAGTTGACACTACagcttcttcaatattttctgAACGTTCTAT CTATCAGTTGGGCAAACCATCTACTGAAGACAGATATTTGTTTTTTGACCGTCTCATCGAAGCTGCTTTATCAGTGTTGTTAGAGGAGATAACAAAAAAATCCCAGGAATCAGTATCTGTTCCAGAACTTCCCAAGGCCCCAAAAGTGGCAAGTGGTCCGAAGGTCTCGGAGTTAAAAGCCAAGGTAGAAGCTGAGCAGCATGCTCTTCGCCGATTGCGGATGTGCCTCAGAGATGTTTGCAACCG ACTTTTATATGATAAGAGGTTTAATGCTTTCCATTATCCTGTCTCGGATGAGGATGCTCCAAACTATCGCTCAATTATTCAGAACCCTATGGATGTGGCTAAGCTGCTGCAATGCGTGGACTCTGGGCAGTACATTACATGTTCTGCATTCCTGCAAGACGTTGATCTTATTGTTTCCAACGCAAAG GCTTATAATGGAGATGATTACAATGGTGCTAGGATTGTCAGCAGAGCTTTTGAGCTTCGAGATGCa GTACATGGGATGCTGTCACAAATGGACCCAGCACTTCTTGCATATTGTGACAAGATTGCAGCTCAAGGTGGTCCAGAACATATTCCCGATGATTTAGGGGTATCCACTTTCCCCTCTGAACCTGTTGTACAGCTGGGAACTGTCACCAGGGCAAGTGCTCGACTTCGTAATGTCCAGGTGGATGTAAATCTGGATCCGAGCCATGAGTCTCAGAAAAGGCCGAAGAAGCATGTTGAGCCTGCACATGCAG ATTCGACTCCAGAAGACAAGTCAGAGCATCAAGATTCAACACCGTTGAAGACATCTCAGGAACCGGAGACGAATGACTCAAATCCTGAAGTCCCAGAGTCCTCTTCTGCTGGTGGCAATCAGCTTGAGACTCCTGTAGAAGTTTCTGGCCATGCCGATATGATTGGATCCCAAGACACCGTCATGTCGGATGGCGAGGTCACAAGCCAAATAGAGTCAGTCAGGCGGCTTCTTGTTGAAAGGACTGCAAACTATGACATTCCGCAACTCGAAAGGCTGTACACAAGAATTATGAAGGCCATTTTTGACATCAAGCACAAAGGTGACATGGATGGCACCAAGTCTTCAATTTTGAGGTACTTATTGAAATACGCAGAGGATGAAGCAAATTTCTGA